A region of the Silene latifolia isolate original U9 population chromosome 9, ASM4854445v1, whole genome shotgun sequence genome:
GTTTATAGTCATTTGTCATATTTGTTGTAGCAAAAACGAAGCAGTAACAATAAAAGGAGTAAGATCAGAATATATAACCGATTCGTAGTGCCGTGGTACGGaggccactgccttgaaaactatttcggcacgaccgtggtggcgatcagcagtTGCCGGTAGTCccccaaggatttacactacAGCGCTTAAACCCGCCCACTCGAGATTAAGAGCTATGGAACGATATAATTACTTTACACAGATTAAGAGCTTTGATGCAGTCAGTGGAGAAAATGGAGGAGCAAAGCTCTCAACCCACTAACTGCATTGACTGACCAAGTCCAAGTCCAAAACAGAAAATATATGACAAACCGCGGCCcaaaaaagataggcacagcccgccgcaggcgattgccaaatcccaaatcccaaatcccaaatcccaaatcccgaatcacgaatccggatccgggccgggccgggctcgggcacgggcacgcgcgcgcgtgcgtgtgcgagctgaattaagcacctcgcaaagcttccacaaaagcctcccatgacccactagtgatatggtaaggaggGTGGGTACATATAAACCCATAAAACTcccttttcctcaccaatgtgggacaattggaaacaCTCCAAAGGCAAAAAGCCCCTAtattttccaacaatcccccactaggggcgcCAGAGACAGAGAAAGGAAAAattctgggtaaaggaaggattggatacttaggtatcaatatctttcgatttgaattgacactttagtgaaatgaggaaacaacttacttacagcgagagaatatcttgcgatttgaattcctagctgagcttcggtcgataccccccacaacacatatcataccttcagaattaagatcgttccgcgattcaaagtgcaacgcgctcttttagagctgtgcgtttacctcggtactaataggtgtgttcagaagacttctcatagtctaatgatcgttaaacctacgtaggtgactcaagtgcttctcaatagcacttctcacatgagtcattaaggacctaagtccaacctggtgtatgatccatcaagtgcgtctcaaaagcaccaccataaaggttatgaatcatacaacgccataggaatagaagctttagacctagtcaagtctcactcttgacctaaggacttaagccccattcccctcgacgtatcaacgactagtctcctagccagccctttagtaaagggatcagcaagattgttttcggacttcacatagtccaaagcaatcactccattgtcttggagttgtctaactgcagcgtgccttattcgaatatgtctctttttcgaattgtagacactattctttgcaacaccaatagcagcctgcgagtcacagtgcagggagaccggtgttagccgtccgccccatactggtatatcagctaaaaggtttttcaaccattcaggcctcttgtcctgccaactcaagagctatgaactcagattccatggtagagcgtgcaatacagGTCTGTTTcgaagacttccacgatatagcacctccacccatggtgaagacataaccactagtagaacagatctcgtcgttacctgcaacccagttcgcatcacaatatccctctaacacagcaggaaacttactataatgcaaacataagtcaactgttccttttaggtattttagtaaacgacgaagagcattccagtgttcattgctagggttatgtgtataacgactcagtctactaactgcataagcaatatctggtcgagtacagttcattaaaaacatcacactacctaggattttagcatactcttcttgggaaacactcttgcccaagtttttacacaatgctacactaggatcatagggtgttctagcaggcacatcatcaaagcagttaaactttctcaacactttttcaacataatgagattgacttagacagattccattggggtttcggatgaccttaactcctaggataacatcagcttctcctaagtccttcatctcaaattgtgatgacaaaaattctttggttctaattatcacctctaaattattaccaactattaacatgtcatcaacataaaggcatataagcacacaatcagattctattacttttgaataaacacatgaatcagaattgttaaccacatagccattacttatcaaagtgttgttaaatttctcataccactgtttaggtgcttgtttcagtccataaagagacttgttcagtttacacactttactctcttgaccctcaatcacaaaaccttcaggttgagacatatagatctcttcccttagttcaccattcaaaaaagcagttttaacatccatctgatgtataacaaggttatgaatagcagctaaggcgataagagtcctaatagtcgaaattttggtcacaggagagtaagtatcaaaataatcaatacccttcttttgtgtaaagcctctaactacaagtctagctttgaacctctctattgttccgtcaggtctcattttctttttaaagatccatttacttgtgatgggtttactacctttaggtaaatcagtcaactcccaagtctgatttgacacaatagagtcaagttcacttttaatagcatctttccaaaaattagcatcaatggatttcattgcctcactatacgtttttgggtcatcttctattaaaaaagctgaaacaaattcatcactagcacaaacagaGTATCCATGTTCAGACAGcaaagttgaaacaaaatcagctccaaagttctttggacatctaggtctcttagttcttctaggttcaacaacatgatcaatagaagtgctactactagcatgtgaagagatatcaacagatgtaacaggtaaactaggaggtgaatcaacattcttctgtaatggaaaaacatgctcaaaaaacacagcatctctagcttcagatatagaacggtcacttaaagacatgaatctataagcagaactattttgagcgtaacctataaaaacacaatcataggtctttggtccaacggtaggtctcctaaaatctggtaaacccactttagccaaacacccccacaccttaaggtaactcaggttaggaggatagcccttccaaatttcatagggtgtcttgtcaagtttcttatgaggtacacggttaagaatgtgacaagccgatagaattgcttccccccacatatcgtcagataggccagaacttaaaagcatagcattcatcatctcttttaaggttctatttttccGTTCAGCTACGCCGTTAGACtgaggtaagtaaggtggactagtctcgtGTATTAAACCGTTAGCGGCACAAAAGTCGGCTAGATAACtagatttatactcaccacccctatcagaccttacccttttaatttttctgtcgagttgattttcgacttcatttttaaagtttataaacgattgttctgcttcatctttagtcttaagcagatagacacgggtgtaccttgaacagtcgtctataaaggtgacataataattctttccacctctacttgccacatttttgaagtcagctaggtcggtgtgaattaactcaagaagactcgtattcctagttgtgacaggtttactaggtttctttgtgaatttagcctcaacacagctagcacatttagagaattcttgactcgtcaaacttggaattaaactcatagttctaagttttttaatatagtcaacattcacatgacctaatctaccatgccaaacatcaatagactcaacGAATATAAGCAGAAGTAGATGCATTATTATTAAAAACTCAATcgtgttcaatacaaaaagacccccagaaagataacccttgcccacaaattccccattacgcgacattacaaccttgtcagcctcaaaaacaagtttcaaaccagctttgttcaataaggcaccagacacgaggtttcgacgcaatgagggtacaaataaaacattggtgagagcaagtgttttccccgaggtgagtttgagaaagatcttgcctttgcctgtgatcactgcagatgaagaattacccatgtagacgcattccccatcagcTACCTCCTCGAACTCGGAAATAACCCCTTATCGGCCACGAGAGATGTCCTGGAAGCGCCGATATCAAGACCCATTCAAGAAGATTGCCCACCaaattagcttccacaaccacaaaGCAATGACATCATCAGTCACAAAGAACATTAGCTTCAAAGATTTTCTTTTCGATTACCGGTAGGCTTTGTGACCGATTTTCCCACGCAGGCGTAGCAAACAATGGGACCCTTTGGTTTTTGAATCTTAGCAActggtttggtatgcttccctggaccattcttcttagtcgaccctggttcttaccccgaccaaccttggccttacccttacccttgaacttctcGATAAGACGGACCACCACGACTCAACCAGATTAGCATTAACAAAGAAGAACGAAGTTTTAACGGGTTGACTAACGGGTTTGTCTTTAaggcgatttgcctcttcggtcctcatGTGTCCTACTAGTTCTTGGAGAGACAGTCTTTTTCTTATGCTTAAGGTGGTTCCTATAGTCGGACCGGGAGGGAGGGAACTTTTCTAACAGAACATTAGCCACGAAAATGTCATCTAATTTCATACCCTCATTAACAACATCAGCACAAAGGTTCTCGTAGACATGAACTTGTTCCATGATGGGTTTCCCGTCAGCCATCTGAAATTCcagccacttacccacaacatatttctttttccccgcATCATCACCCCCATACTTAGCCTCTAAGCTTTCCCATATCGGTTTAGACGACTTATGAACCATAAACAGTCAAACAGTGGTGTCGATCATGTTGTTTAGAAGGCGGCATCTAACAAGTTTATTGTCCTTATCAAATTTCTTAATATCCTCTTCGTTTGACTTAACAAAGCAGATTAGCGGAGGGGTGTTCTCTACGGTCTCGATGAATGTGACCTCTTTAACAGAGCGGCGGGTCACTAAACAAAGACATAATCAATTTCCGTTGTTCGAAAAACATCAACGCTTTACGTGACCAACGCTTATAGTTATGACCGTCTAATTTCTCAAGTTTAGTCAAATCAGGAAGGGTTTTAGCTAAAACAGACGACATGTTACAGCAGCAGACAACAAGAGataaatagttttcaaattgttgtaGCAAAAACGAAGCAGTAACAATAAAAGGAGTAAGATCAGAATATATAACCGATTCGTAGTGCCGTGGTACGGAGGCCAccgccttgaaaactatttcggcacgaccgtggtggcgatcggcGATTCTTGCCGTAGtccccaaggatttacactacAGCGCTTAAACCCGCCCACTCGAGATTAAGAGCTATGGAACGATATAATTACTTTACCCAGAAATtgtaagagaggaagagagaaagaTATTGTCATATATGTTTCTGATTGATGAAAGAAAGAAGAGCAGGAGCTCTTATTTATATAGAAGACGGAGGACTTAGTAGAGCCTAAACAGCTCCCTAAAACGCAGCAGTCAGTGGAGAAAATGGAGGAGCAAAGCTCTCAACCCACTAACTGCATTGACTGACCAAGTCCAAGTCCAAAACAGAAAATATATGACAAACCGCGGCCcaaaaaagataggcacagcccgccgcaggcgattgccaaatcccgaatCACGGATCCGGATCCGAATCCGCACGCTGTGCCTGTATGCAAGTGTCTTGTTGGtcaattaagcacctcgcaaagcttccacaaaagcctcccatgacccactagtgatatggtaaggaggGTGGGTACATATAAACCCATAAAACTcccttttcctcaccaatgtgggacaattggaaacaCTCCAAAGGCAAAAAGCCCCTATATTTTCCAACAATATTTATCCGAATAAGTATCATCTTGGATTCTTGAGCCTTCTCAAATCTAGGCCAATTCGGATGTGGGTCATATTCTGCGTAGACAAACAAGTCTTAACAATGTAGATAGGTTGGGTCATTTAAGTTTGATTAGTTTTGTCTAACCTAAATATGATTTTGTTTTGGTTGAATATGACATTGTATTTTAGTGTGGATGTGATCGGGTATGTGTAGGTGAATGTGATGTATGGCCTTATAGAGTTATAGGCGCTAGAGCTTGTATAACATAGTTCAATGATTTAAGTTGCTTATGTTGGTAGGTTTATATTAACCCTATCAAGAAATATAAAGGATAATATTATATGTGTATATATTAAAATGAAAAAGGCACGAAGAACCAACAACCCGGGATTTTTACGGGTACAAACTCTAGTTAGTAAACAAATGATCTAATTCATCCCATATTTCAACTAAAACATGTTGATGTTGCTAGTCCTTTAACCAAGGGCTCTTCTTAGGGCTTTCAATGGTCCTAAGAGCTCTCCAGACAGCACTATTACACTTAATACCAGACCCAAAAGCTATTTGCCAAACTCTATCACCTCTCTTCACTTTACTATTAGCCTCTAAGTATGCAAGCTCATACCAAACACTACTACTAGATGTATTACCAAATCTCTCAAGTGTCCTCATTGATGCTTCCATATGCTCCTTGGACAACTCTAAATTCTTCTCGATTTCATCCAAAACATTCCGGCTTGTAGCTATGATGCAAATATGCTCGAATGCACGCTTGTAGTTGGGAATGTATGGCTTTGAGTTGGCCTTGTTTAAGAGTAGAGTAACGAAAAACTGAAATTGTTCCGAAAATGGGAGGACGAGTGGGCTAAGTGTAGTGATGTTAGCCTTAAGGGCATGTCCCCCAGCCTCTATAACTTCTTTGCTAACTGAGAGACCGAGTCTCCCTTCCGAGTCTTCTTTAAGGTGTACACTGTTGAAGCTCTTGTTGTCCATCCCCTTGTGGGTCCAAACCACCTAGGAAAAATGAACAGAAGAAATAACAGGAAAATGAAGCTGATTTTTATTGTTAAGTCATTGATACTAGGAAAACAAGCTAACATCTACCAAGTACTCCGTACAATTTTCAATATAGACTCACCTGTTTCAACTCATACTTGGCCTTCCAACGATCAAGGCAGCGATTTGTGAGCAGCATAGCAGCACCTCCCATTCTAAGAAAGCAATTGGGAAAAAGCATTTCTTCTTCTTTACCAGTATACCATGAATAACTAATAATTTCAGCACTTACAACAAGTGCATACGACCCTCGATAAACATTAAGAAGGTCTTTTGCCAAATCAATAGCGATGATCCCAGCAGAACAACCCATGCCACCTAGATTAAAGCTGCTAATATTGTGCTTTAACTTGTAATGATTTATAACCATGGCAGAAAGGGAAGGTGTAACGTTTAATGTACCACAATTGACTATCAGAATGCTGATGTCTTTTGGTTTGATGTTTGTTGAAGCGAAAAGATCATCCACAGCTCCGAAGATGACCATTGCTGCCTCTTCTCTGGAATCCTTGAGAGATTTCTCAAATCCAGGCCGAAAAATTGCATTTGGTAAGTAGGTCTCATCGCCAATACCAGAGGATTTCAGGACATTTTGCTGAAATCTTAGACTCGTTTCATCAAAATTGCCCGACTTCCTAGCTAAGTCAATGAAACTCTCTTTTGAGACCTGCATTCATTTCAATTGTACTGT
Encoded here:
- the LOC141600092 gene encoding 3-ketoacyl-CoA synthase 15-like, yielding MSTEMENLSTKIVHKGVQNAGPYTGSLSFSIKVQRGLPNFLNSVNLNYVKLGYQYLINHGIYIIIGPIVALILGSQLRNLTWEDLNYINSSIVGFMCLILYLYTDLIPRPTYLIDFACYCPPPQLKVSKESFIDLARKSGNFDETSLRFQQNVLKSSGIGDETYLPNAIFRPGFEKSLKDSREEAAMVIFGAVDDLFASTNIKPKDISILIVNCGTLNVTPSLSAMVINHYKLKHNISSFNLGGMGCSAGIIAIDLAKDLLNVYRGSYALVVSAEIISYSWYTGKEEEMLFPNCFLRMGGAAMLLTNRCLDRWKAKYELKQVVWTHKGMDNKSFNSVHLKEDSEGRLGLSVSKEVIEAGGHALKANITTLSPLVLPFSEQFQFFVTLLLNKANSKPYIPNYKRAFEHICIIATSRNVLDEIEKNLELSKEHMEASMRTLERFGNTSSSSVWYELAYLEANSKVKRGDRVWQIAFGSGIKCNSAVWRALRTIESPKKSPWLKD